The Litorilinea aerophila DNA window CAGCCGCCGGATCTCGGCCAGTTCTTGACGGGCCGCCTGCAGGTCCCGCTCCAGGCGTTCCAGTTTTTCCCGCTCGACCCGCACGAAGCGGGTGTAGGGGGCGATGGCCTCCCGGATGCGCTGGACGCTGCGCCCCAGTTCATCCTCGAACTGGCGGGTAAGGGCGGCGTTCAACTGGGCCCGCAGCTCGTTGATGCGCTCCCGCAGGGCCGCCTTCACCTTGGAGCGACGGTAGGGCAGGACATAGAGGCCCAGGGCCGCCACCGCGCTGGCCCCCAGGATGCCGGTGATGTCCAGCAGGGTGGTCTGGAGCAGAGCCACCAGGAGCGCGCCCAACCCGAGAGCCCCGGCCTCCACCGCGGCCGTCTGGATGATGGCTCGTTGCACCTCCTGGGCCAGCTTGAGGGACTCGGCTTCCCGGTCGTAGCCTTCCACCACCTGTTGGGCAGCCCGACCCACGCTGGCGATCATGGCCTGTCGGTTGAACTCAAAATCGCTGCCCATCTGCCCCACAATACGATCCGCGTGCTGGGTGGCGCGGCGGTTGAGGTACTCCATGATGTCCCGCCACTGGCGGTAGTCCCGGTCCACCAGCCAGTCGATCAGCTCGTTGACGTGGCGCTCGATCTCCCGGCTAGTGTCGCCCACCACCTGGCGCTCGAACTCGCCCCGGACCTTTTCGGCATTCACCAAATCCAGGATGCGGCCCAGCCGCAGGGTTTCGTCGAAGAAGCGGTCGCCCCGTTCCGCCATGGCGTACAGCACATTGTCCACCCGGCTGGACTGGTACTTGAAATCCCGGCGCATGTCCTCCTGGTAGGCGGCCAGTTGCTCTTCGATGACATCCAGCGTTTCAAAATCGCCCCGGAGGAGCTCCTGGCGCCGGCGTACCAGCTCGCTGTAGC harbors:
- a CDS encoding dynamin family protein, with translation MQRILNQEYDQLIRRERALLENLRVLLARIDAPDEDLDLLKRSLQQLEELFLLVVVGEFNAGKTAFINALLGKRLLEEGVTPTTSRIHLLRYGDPPGQEPSGDDYLIVHVPVEWLREINVVDTPGTNAVIQRHQQITEHFIPRSDLVLFVTSADRPFSESERLFLERIRQWGKKVVIVVNKIDLIEEPADREQILAFVRENARELLGTEPEIFAVSARLALQARNGADAPDPRLWQASQFGPLEEYILRRLDAGERLRLKLENPIGVAAHLIDRYSELVRRRQELLRGDFETLDVIEEQLAAYQEDMRRDFKYQSSRVDNVLYAMAERGDRFFDETLRLGRILDLVNAEKVRGEFERQVVGDTSREIERHVNELIDWLVDRDYRQWRDIMEYLNRRATQHADRIVGQMGSDFEFNRQAMIASVGRAAQQVVEGYDREAESLKLAQEVQRAIIQTAAVEAGALGLGALLVALLQTTLLDITGILGASAVAALGLYVLPYRRSKVKAALRERINELRAQLNAALTRQFEDELGRSVQRIREAIAPYTRFVRVEREKLERLERDLQAARQELAEIRRLLQAAAPASASSAPR